From the candidate division WOR-3 bacterium genome, one window contains:
- a CDS encoding FlgD immunoglobulin-like domain containing protein: MKTMNYLALVLVLPLVALALEPPTPVSPEPGTKGLNRTVELVVGCPIEVEELNFRVFSTIGEGEKPFAEIYTNQFQWLAPWGFTRTPGETGFEPGQTYFWTCRARIGEEWSAFFEPLWYFSIVKSEPPVDAPGQPEPRVPPAPPIPVSPEPGKKTTEPNITLVVAAPAGMDLFHFQVFKVEEGIQQPQPRWETYTTECFWKIPMMPPIELGMYRWSCRVYDGVAWSRWFEPSWTFELGKLPELTANQGWRNENESSALTLAQNPCGVSGTEISLNLARGGQVSVEVYSATGRMVKRLLTCCRAEPGTYCVAWDGTDETGGLVGAGTYLCRVQTDDLHQVVKLVKSR, encoded by the coding sequence ATGAAGACGATGAACTATCTGGCACTGGTGCTGGTTCTGCCGCTCGTGGCGTTGGCTTTGGAGCCACCCACCCCAGTGTCGCCTGAGCCTGGAACCAAGGGATTGAACCGGACGGTCGAACTGGTCGTTGGTTGCCCAATTGAAGTTGAGGAGCTCAACTTCCGGGTATTCAGTACGATCGGCGAGGGTGAAAAACCATTCGCCGAGATCTACACCAACCAGTTCCAATGGCTTGCGCCCTGGGGATTTACCCGGACCCCGGGCGAGACCGGATTTGAGCCGGGCCAGACCTATTTCTGGACCTGTCGGGCTCGAATCGGTGAGGAATGGTCAGCATTCTTTGAGCCTCTGTGGTACTTCAGTATCGTCAAGTCCGAACCGCCAGTTGATGCTCCGGGTCAGCCCGAGCCGAGAGTGCCGCCCGCACCGCCGATACCGGTCAGCCCGGAGCCTGGCAAGAAAACGACGGAGCCGAACATTACGCTTGTAGTTGCCGCACCAGCCGGGATGGACCTGTTTCACTTCCAGGTATTCAAGGTCGAAGAGGGAATCCAGCAACCACAACCGAGGTGGGAGACCTACACCACCGAATGTTTCTGGAAGATTCCGATGATGCCGCCGATTGAACTTGGCATGTACCGGTGGAGCTGCCGCGTCTATGACGGCGTGGCCTGGAGTCGCTGGTTCGAACCGTCATGGACTTTTGAGCTTGGCAAACTCCCGGAGCTGACCGCGAACCAGGGTTGGCGGAATGAGAACGAGAGCAGCGCATTGACGCTGGCCCAGAATCCATGCGGCGTAAGCGGAACCGAGATAAGCCTGAACCTAGCCCGAGGCGGCCAGGTGTCAGTCGAGGTGTACTCGGCAACCGGAAGAATGGTAAAGCGTCTTCTTACGTGTTGCCGGGCTGAGCCTGGGACATACTGCGTGGCATGGGACGGCACCGACGAAACCGGCGGACTGGTGGGAGCCGGGACCTACCTCTGCCGGGTCCAGACTGACGACCTCCACCAAGTCGTCAAGCTCGTGAAATCCCGGTAG